Proteins from one Gaiella occulta genomic window:
- a CDS encoding SDR family NAD(P)-dependent oxidoreductase encodes MDTGLAGKGVVVTGASGGIGAACARLFGAEGANVLVHYHRGEERAQAVADEIGGAAIAQADLTVEEDVDRLFATAREVLGTVDVCAAVAGVWPAEDVPVWQLPLARWQETLCQNLTATFLTARGFLREVARNGRGSLVLVGSTAGRFGEAGHADYAAAKSALQGGLLLSLKNEVTRVAPLARVNAVAPGWTESPMTRGLVDDEAVRRISRTMALRKVAQPEDVAAQVVVLASDVLSGHVSGQVVTVAGGMEGRVVHAD; translated from the coding sequence GTGGACACGGGGCTCGCGGGCAAGGGCGTGGTCGTCACCGGCGCGTCGGGGGGCATCGGCGCCGCGTGCGCGCGGCTGTTCGGCGCCGAGGGCGCGAACGTGCTCGTCCACTACCACCGCGGCGAGGAGCGGGCGCAGGCTGTCGCCGACGAGATCGGCGGCGCCGCGATCGCGCAGGCCGACCTCACGGTCGAGGAGGACGTCGACCGCCTGTTCGCCACCGCCCGGGAGGTGCTCGGCACGGTGGACGTCTGCGCCGCAGTCGCCGGCGTCTGGCCCGCCGAGGACGTGCCCGTGTGGCAGCTGCCGCTCGCCCGCTGGCAGGAGACGCTGTGCCAGAATCTCACTGCCACCTTCCTCACCGCCCGCGGGTTCCTGCGCGAGGTCGCCCGCAACGGCCGCGGGTCGCTCGTCCTCGTCGGCTCCACCGCCGGGCGCTTCGGCGAGGCGGGCCACGCCGACTACGCGGCGGCGAAGTCGGCCCTGCAGGGTGGTCTGCTGCTGTCGCTGAAGAACGAGGTGACACGCGTCGCGCCGCTCGCGCGCGTGAACGCGGTCGCCCCCGGCTGGACGGAGTCGCCGATGACACGCGGCCTCGTCGACGACGAGGCGGTGCGCCGCATCTCGCGCACGATGGCGCTGCGCAAGGTCGCGCAGCCGGAGGACGTGGCGGCGCAGGTCGTCGTGCTCGCCTCCGACGTGCTGTCCGGGCACGTGAGCGGCCAGGTCGTCACGGTGGCGGGCGGCATGGAAGGCCGCGTCGTCCACGCGGACTGA
- the pgl gene encoding 6-phosphogluconolactonase — protein MHASADVELVVVPGPEEAAAAAADVLARSARAGGSIVLAGGTTPRRAYELAAAACPDWGSAQAWFGDERCVARGDPRSNELLVRRALLDRLAVPPTVHAVPTELSPAAAAAAYDRALRGVRLDLALLGLGADGHTASLFPNAPSLTERDRLAVAAAPGLPPPVERVTMTIPALASAGRVVFLATGTDKADAARRAFAEPPSPATPASLVRSARGTTTAILDEAAAALLPIA, from the coding sequence GTGCACGCGAGCGCCGACGTCGAGCTCGTCGTCGTCCCGGGGCCCGAGGAGGCCGCGGCCGCCGCGGCCGACGTCCTCGCTCGCAGCGCGCGCGCCGGCGGGTCGATCGTGCTCGCGGGAGGCACCACGCCCCGGCGCGCCTACGAGCTGGCCGCCGCCGCATGCCCGGACTGGGGCAGCGCGCAGGCCTGGTTCGGCGACGAGCGCTGCGTGGCCCGGGGCGATCCCCGTTCGAACGAGCTGCTCGTCCGCCGCGCCCTGCTCGACCGGCTGGCCGTCCCTCCGACCGTGCACGCGGTGCCCACGGAGCTCTCCCCGGCCGCGGCGGCCGCGGCCTACGACCGGGCGCTGCGCGGCGTCCGGCTCGACCTCGCACTGCTCGGGCTCGGCGCGGACGGGCACACGGCATCGCTGTTCCCGAACGCGCCGTCGCTGACAGAGCGCGACCGCCTCGCGGTGGCCGCGGCTCCCGGCCTTCCGCCGCCCGTCGAGCGCGTGACGATGACGATCCCCGCCCTCGCGAGCGCCGGACGCGTCGTCTTCCTCGCAACCGGCACCGACAAGGCCGACGCCGCGCGGCGCGCGTTCGCCGAGCCGCCGTCGCCGGCGACACCCGCGAGCCTCGTGCGCTCCGCGCGCGGCACGACCACGGCGATCCTCGACGAGGCCGCCGCCGCCCTGCTGCCGATCGCCTGA
- a CDS encoding glycoside hydrolase family 15 protein, giving the protein MSAPSYPPIADYALLADCHASALVSRDGSVDWCAFQRFDARPVFSRLLDWGRGGYFRIAPHGTYAASRRYLPGTNVLETRFETAGGVLTVTDVLPVTERPGHPDHQLIRVVRCLSGSVHVAVEFEPRFDYGLTRPRLEIREDGLAFVYGGADALVLQCELALEHTDLSSCCAGTLLEEGEQAFVVLTYSLPHEVRVERLDLAGACARVDATVAFWERWSERIEYDGPYREEVLRSALVLKALTNAPTGAIAAAPTTSLPEEIGGERNWDYRYSWLRDSALALDALFALGYDEEAHAYMAWLRRTTAGRAEDLQIMYGLGGERFLPEVELTQLEGYRGSKPVRIGNAAAGQFQLDVYGELLDTACRYAERGGAVDDVFWQFLTEVGGEVSARWRLPDQGIWEIRGEPRHFTYSKVMAWVAFDRLVRIAEIGGRDGPLDTWRAERDAIRALVEAEGVDEATGAFTQSFGSPALDASNLMIPIVGFVPWDDPRARATFERISSELSRDGFVYRYVTDGVDGLSGGEATFAICSFWLVECLARAGEVERARELFERLLGFANDVGLLAEEIDPASGALLGNFPQAFSHLGLIQAAIALAQTSAGAGRR; this is encoded by the coding sequence ATGAGCGCACCGTCGTACCCACCGATCGCCGACTACGCGCTCCTCGCCGACTGCCACGCTTCGGCGCTCGTCTCCCGCGACGGCTCCGTCGACTGGTGCGCCTTCCAACGCTTCGACGCGCGCCCCGTCTTCTCGCGCCTGCTCGACTGGGGCCGCGGCGGCTACTTCCGCATCGCCCCGCACGGCACGTACGCCGCCTCGCGCCGCTACCTGCCCGGGACGAACGTGCTGGAGACGCGCTTCGAGACCGCGGGCGGGGTGCTCACCGTCACGGACGTGCTGCCGGTGACGGAGCGCCCGGGACATCCCGACCATCAGCTCATCCGCGTCGTGCGCTGCCTGTCCGGCTCGGTGCACGTCGCCGTCGAGTTCGAGCCGCGCTTCGACTACGGGCTCACACGGCCCCGCCTCGAGATCCGCGAGGACGGGCTCGCGTTCGTGTACGGCGGCGCCGACGCCCTCGTGCTCCAGTGCGAGCTGGCGCTCGAGCACACCGACCTCTCGTCGTGTTGCGCCGGCACGCTGCTCGAGGAGGGCGAGCAGGCGTTCGTCGTGCTCACCTACTCGCTTCCGCACGAGGTGCGCGTCGAGCGGCTCGACCTCGCCGGCGCCTGTGCCCGCGTCGACGCCACGGTCGCGTTCTGGGAGCGCTGGTCGGAGCGGATCGAGTACGACGGCCCCTACCGGGAGGAGGTGCTGCGCAGCGCGCTCGTGCTGAAGGCGCTCACGAACGCGCCCACCGGCGCGATCGCCGCCGCCCCGACGACGTCGCTGCCGGAGGAGATCGGGGGGGAGCGCAACTGGGACTACCGCTACTCGTGGCTGCGCGACTCGGCGCTCGCGCTCGACGCGCTCTTCGCCCTCGGCTACGACGAGGAGGCGCACGCCTACATGGCGTGGCTGAGGCGCACGACGGCGGGACGCGCGGAAGACCTGCAGATCATGTACGGGCTCGGCGGCGAGCGCTTCCTGCCCGAGGTCGAGCTCACGCAGCTCGAGGGCTACCGCGGCTCGAAGCCCGTGCGCATCGGCAACGCCGCGGCCGGCCAGTTCCAGCTCGACGTGTACGGCGAGCTCCTCGACACCGCCTGCCGCTACGCGGAGCGCGGCGGCGCCGTCGACGACGTGTTCTGGCAGTTCCTCACCGAGGTGGGCGGCGAGGTGAGCGCGCGCTGGCGCCTGCCCGACCAGGGCATCTGGGAGATACGCGGCGAGCCGCGCCACTTCACCTACTCGAAGGTGATGGCCTGGGTCGCGTTCGACCGGCTCGTGCGGATCGCCGAGATCGGCGGTCGCGACGGCCCGCTCGACACGTGGCGCGCCGAGCGGGACGCGATCCGCGCGCTCGTCGAGGCGGAGGGCGTCGACGAGGCCACGGGCGCGTTCACGCAATCCTTCGGCTCGCCGGCGCTCGACGCGTCCAACCTGATGATCCCGATCGTCGGCTTCGTGCCCTGGGACGACCCGCGCGCACGCGCCACGTTCGAGCGCATCTCCTCCGAGCTCTCCCGCGACGGCTTCGTCTACCGCTACGTCACCGACGGCGTCGACGGGCTCTCGGGCGGCGAGGCGACATTCGCGATCTGCTCCTTCTGGCTCGTCGAGTGCCTGGCGCGCGCGGGCGAGGTGGAGCGCGCGCGCGAGCTGTTCGAGCGGCTGCTCGGATTCGCCAACGACGTCGGCCTGCTGGCCGAGGAGATCGACCCGGCAAGCGGGGCGCTGCTCGGCAACTTCCCGCAGGCGTTCTCGCATCTCGGCCTCATCCAGGCGGCGATCGCGCTGGCGCAGACGTCCGCCGGCGCAGGCCGGCGGTAG